gaggctggaggatcagagggctggagcccaggagttcaaggccagcctaagcaatatagcaagaccccatctcaaaaataaataaataataaataaaaataaaaagagcacattatcttttgatttaaattttatttatatcaaaatGATACACATATAAacttttgaactttattttttaattttaaaatttttaattattgtagatacataatagttgtaacacttttttttttttttttttattaaagttttctaaggctgggcacagtagctcatgtctgtagtcccagcactttgggaggctgaggcgaaaggatcacttgagcccaggaatttgagaccagcctgggcaacatagcaagactccatctctacaaaaaaatttaaaaattagccaagtgtggtggcacgcacctgtggtcccagctacaaaGGATGCTGAAGTGAGAGGgtcacttgtgcctgggaggtagaggctacagtgagctctgatcatgacactgtactccagccttggtgacagagtgagaccctgtctcaaaaaaaaaaaagttttttaaaaaagcttaatGCATAACAACAGTCTCCAAGCTGTTCATCCCCACCCCGAGAGCTGCTCCTCGGGAGCAATCATCTTCCATTTCATGTAGCTGTTTCATCTGCTCTTTAACTTCATATGTATAAATAACATGcttatttatctttcatttttacgTATTTTCTACTTGTCAGTGTCCTCAGCCACTGCTCCTCAGGAGCAGAACTGTGCCTTTGTCAtatctgtgtccccagcacctagcacagtgtacTACACATAGTACACAGTCAGTGCATGTGTTAAAGAAATAAGTGAAAGTGAATAAAATGCAAGCTTATGTGTGTGCAGGACACAcaacaaaatgaattttgaagGAGCAGGTATTGAGTAACCATCCTCACCGCTGCTCTTAGTGTGGACTCTGGAACATGCCATAGAACATGCTGGAAGAGGCCACATAGACCATTACATaggagaggaaactgagatcTTGGGTGCTTCAGAAACCTCATTTTGCACATGGAGTTAGTAGCAAAGTCTAGAATTTAAGAATGTAAGGGTGTTAGGACTCAGTCCTGTGTCCACTCTACTTTCCCAGTTAGAATCCTAAGCAATTTTATTTAGCTAACAATTCAGGGAAAAGGGCAAAAGGAAAACTGGAGGGTTTTACAACCAAGTAGAGCAGTTGAGCACCATTTCCTATATCAAATTGCTTCTTCCCCAAAAAGCAGGCCTCTTAAATGCCAGGAGTTACATTTGTTGATATTCTAAGCAAAAGACCAGTACTGGGATTTGTCTGAGCAAGTATTTGGGGCGATTGGGAAATTTTCTTCATCGCAACTTTTACCCAGTTACTCTGATCATAATGACATGGTCTGGATGAAGTCTTGAATGAATTTGGGACTTGTGGAGAATGAGGGAATGGAGAGCTAGCAAAAACCTGGGATATATGGATCAGtatgaaaaccagaaataaaatgaGCCAAGCAGTGAGCTGTGTACCTGGAACAGAGATGAAGCAGGAAGCATGGCCCAGGAACTCCCTCCAAGCCGCCCTTTCCTTGAGTTGAGGAACCCACAGGAAGGGATTTGAGCAGAGGTGAGACAGTCAAAGGGCATTGAAACAGAGACAACCTGCCAGGTGAAGCAACACCATCCAGTGCACCTGGACTGTGGACACCTGTGTCCTTAGGCTTTCATACATTGCGAGAGCTTCGTTTACAAAGTGCATGGGGTAAGAGGAGGGGCACCCcaaaagaaggaaagcaggaaaagGCAGGGACCCCAGAGGCTCAGTCTCTGCAGAGGGTCTTACTGCTTCACAGATGTTGGCCAGAGAAAGTTACTCAGAGAAGTGGAAGGTGATGGGATGGGGCTTGGGGATGGAGGAGAAGCTGGATGGGAGGGGCTTATGCCCGTGTTTATTTGAGTCAAAGCTGTGGTGCTATAGGTACCACGTTGAGCACCAGGAACTCAGTGGTGAAAAAGACAGAACTAGTCCTTGACTTCTTAGAATTTATAATCCAGCGACTCTTATGGGAATCCTGGGGTTCCCAAGGAACttcttaaaagaaggaaaatataatgGGTTGTATGAAATAATTATGGTAGGTTAGAGAAACATTAGAGTATGCGGTCATGTCTGGAAGAAACTCAGGAGTCAATAATGGAACCAGAAGCTAGTTGAGGAAGCCTCTGTGAGGTGCCTTCTGAGCCCCAGAGGGGCACGGCCTGTCTAGATGGGGCTGGAGTCACACCGAGGATGTGCCCCTGTGATGCCAGCAGCACAGGTTCACCCCACACCTATCTGCAGGCTCACTCCTCCTCCTGCTTTCAGATCTCAGCCAGCGGGTCGGATCCAAGCCAGTTCTGTGGTCAGCAAGACTCCCCTCTGGGCAGGCCCCCTGGTCAGAGGGCGTTTGTATCCTCAGGGAGGAGTTTGCGGCTGACCTTCCGCACACAGCCTTCCTCGGAGAACAAGACTGTCCACCTCCACAAGGGCTTCCTGGCCCTCTACCAAACCGTGGGTGAGTGTCCCTcctggggctgcagggagggagcCTCTGTCCCCAGCCATGACCCTGGTATCTTCAAGCCTTAAGTGGAAGCTTGAGTGACAGCTGAGGTGACTCAGGGACACCTGGGCTGGACGCCAGCCCTGCCCCTGCTGCAAGCAACCCTATGAAGAGACAGCCATTGCTCAGCCCCGGTGCTTGTTTCCACATAGATTTATAGGCCCAGTGTTTGCAGACCATCTCATTTTTAAAGAGATGCcaaaaatccagatttttaagtaaaattataaattttcaaatGATGACTCAGATTGGTTTTGAAAGATAAATACTGGCTGgaggcagtggttcatgcctgtaatcccagcactttggaaggccaaggctggaagactgtttgaggccagtagttggagaccagcctgggcaacatagtgagaccccgtttccacaaaaaaattaaaaattagccaggcgtggtggtgcacacctgtaataccagctactcggggaccaacagggaggattgcttgagccagggagtttgaggctgcagtcagccataatcatgccactgcactccagcctgggagacatagtgagacaagaagaaagagagagagaaataaaggaagggagggaggaagggagagagggaggagagagggagtgagggagggagggagggaggaaggaagggagggagggtgggagggaaggaagggagggagggaaggaggcagggaaggagggagggagggaggaagggaggaagggagggaaggaagggtgcacatgataaaatatcatttttttaagtATGCTAAAAAGTAAGTCTTCCTCCATCTCTGGCTCTTAACTCCTAGCTGCCCTCCCCAGAAACAACTGTGTTCTCCATTTCCTAGGTATTCTTCCTAGGAAGAGGATaaattgtgtgtgtctgtgttgtaaGTGTTCTAAACTTGGTGTTTTTCCACTGAATAATATATCTTAAAGACCATCCCATTCCATATGGTcagcattaactcatttattttttattatttatttatttatttatttgagacagagtctcgctctgtcacccaggctggagtgcagtggcacaatctctgctcattgcaacctccgcctcctgggttcaagtgattctcctgcctcagcctcctgactagctgggattataggtgtgccactatacccaactaatttttgcatttttagtaatggtttcaccatgttggccaggtctcaaactcctgacctcaggtgatctgcctgcctcaggctcccaaagtgctaggattacaggcatgagccaccgcaccggcgaactcattatttttattgaccACATAAAATCCCCTTGATTGATGTGTCATAATGTATTTGATCAGCCCTCCTGATAGATACTTTGCTGCCACACACGGTGCTACTGTGCCTATCTTTGCATTTATGTCTTTGAGCGATATGTGAGAATATCTTTAGActaaatttttagaaatggagtAATAGgctaaaaatatttgcattttaaattttgatattgcTAAAATTTTCTCCAAAAATGTTTTGCTAATTTACATACCTACCAAACATATATGGAAGTGCCTATTTCCCCCCACCCTGCTTGTCACACTTACTTTCAAACTCTTTGAGTGTTGACAGTCTGATCAGTGAAAACTAactcaaatgtttttaaaaaactaaaaataaaaataaaaactaaatcacTGTGCAAGTCAAACCAAGTATAGCCATGGGCCAGAATCAGCCCCTGGGTTGCCAGTTGGCAAGTCTGTACTAGGTGCTGTTTTCCTATAGCTGTGAACTATAGTCAGCCCATCAGCGAGGCCAGCAGGGGCTCTGAGGCCATCAGCGCACCTGGAGACAACCCCGCCAAGGTCCAGAACCACTGCCAGGAGCCCTATTATCAGGCTGCGGCGGCAGGTGAGTCCCCACTTGCTCAGGGTGGCTTCCATCCGCCTCACTCCCACCCAAACGCCTGACAACCTCCGAGCACCTGGTTTGTTCGCCAGCAGCTTCAACTCTGAGCCTATTTCTTTGCCTCTCCTCATGTTGTGCCTCAGGGACACTCACCCGCACAAACCCAGGGACCTGGAAGGACAGACAGGATGGAGAGGAGGTTCTTCAGTGTATGCCTGGTGAGTAGCCACCTGCCAGCACCGTTCCCCCAACAAGTCTCAGCTGCAACTGGGACCTACGGGACACAGGGGTTAAAGGAAAGCCTTAGAATAGAAAGGAAGATAAGAAGCAGAAGGTGAGGAAGACCAGGGCAATCAAGAAGGCCCAGAAAAGAAGAGGCTTGTTCCTCATTCTTCAGAGGTCAAGGTATACCTGGGGAAAAGCATGAAGGAAGTTAATGAGATGGactagaaaaggaggaagagaaaccaacaagctgAAGTAAGACAAAACCCTTTTTGTGCCATGTGTTTTAAGGATCTACTGACAGGCTCTCTATTCCTAAAACATCTCCCTACCTAGATGCCACACAGTGCCAGAAAGtcaaccatttttttaaaaatttattaagataaaattcacagctgggcgcggtggctcatgcctgtaatcccagcctttgggaggccgaggcgggtgaatcactggagatcaggagttccagaccagcctggccaacatggcaagaacccatttctactaaaaaaatacaaaaacttagcatgatggtgtgtgcctataatcccagctacttaggaggctgaggcatgagaatcgcttgaacccagaaggtggaggttgcagtgagctgagatcgtgccgctgcatttcagcctgggcaacagagcaagactctgtctcaaaaaaaaaaaaaaaaattacagaacttCTCAAAATCTGTAGTTgccaagaaaaaattaaaagttaatttttaaaattcacattacacaaaatttaccattttaaccacttttttttttttttttggagatggagtttccctcttgttgcccaggctggagtgcagtgggacaatcttggctcactgcaatctccacctcctgggttcaagcgattctcctgcctcagcctcctgagtagctgggattacaggcacctgccactatgcccagctctttttttttttttttttttttttttttgtatttttagcagagacggggtttcaccatgttggccaggacggtctccaactcctgacctcaggtgatcaacccgcctcagcctcccaaagtgctgggattacaggggtgagccaccgcgcccagccttaaccACTTTAAACAGTACAATCCAGTAATGTTTAGTGTGTTCACAATGTGTGAAACCACTaccactaattccagaacatttccatcaccctccTCAAAAAAGCCCAGTACCTCCAAtgctcccctgccccacccctggcaaccactaatctatcttctgtctctatggatttgcctctaTGGATTTTGTAtcagtggaatcatataatatgtggctgtttctgtctggcttctttcacttagcgtaatgttttcaaggttcattcctGTTATAGCATCcatcagtatttcatttttatggctaaataatactcCTTTCTATGGATAcaccattttgtttattcattcaactgatggacattcgggttgtctctatttcttgccttttatgaatgatgctgctatgagcgtttgtgtacaagtttttgtatcAACATGTATTTCCAaatctcttgggtatatacctaggagtagactTGCTGGATTGTATAAtaattctgtttaaatttttgaggaaccaccaaactgtcttcAACAGCAGCAGCACTATTTTACATCTCACCAGCTATACATGAGGGTTCAAGTCCACCATTTTTGAGATCCACACTTTTGAATGAAAGCATTGCCTTCTTAACCCAGTCTGATCCACGGAACACTCTAGGGGTAGCCTGAAGGCTCGTAGTGCTTTGGGGATGGGTTGGAGGGCAGGTAGTAGTGGGAGATGTTACAAATGAGGAAgtgaaagaaaactgaggcaggaggcactGAAACAGACTCTGCCTGTAGCATGGGGGCCCAGGGTGATCCAAAGGAATGGCTTTAATGCCtctgaggaggcaggaaggagggccCTGCAGAACCAGCCCCAAGCATATGCTCATCTGTGCTCTCTGCCTTCAGTCCACTGTCCTGAGTCCCATGCAGGGTAGGTGCCCCGTACACTTGGCGTTGATTACCTGCCCTTGTCTGCCAACACGGTCTACACGGTGGGTCTGCATCAGTATAAGACTCCTGatcccggccgggcacggtggctcatgcctgtaatccctacactttgggaggccggggcaggtggatcacctgagtccaggagttccagaccagtctggcccacatgatgaaaccctgtctctaataaaaatacacaaatattaactgggtgtggtggtcagtgccagtaatcccagctactcgggagactgaggcaggagaattgcttgagcccaggaggcggaggttgcagtgagccggagatcacgcaactgcactcctgcctgggcaacaagagcgaaactcggtctcaaaaaaaaaaagagtcctgaTCCCAGAGCCTCTTCACACATCCCCTACCACAGCACTTCAGAGAAGCAGGTCTTCAATCAATGTGCCTAGATGCAGCTGCTGACTGTCACCCCTACCCCTCCTCTCTCCCAGTCTGCGGACGGCCAGTCACCCCCATTGCCCAGAATCAGACAACCCTCCGTTCTTCCAGAGCTAAGCTGGGCAACTTCCCCTGGCAAGCCTTCACCAGTATCCATGGCCGTGGGGGCGGGGCCCTGCTGGGTGACAGATGGATCCTCACTGCTGCCCACACCATCTACCCCAAGGACAGTGTTTCTCTCAGGAAGAACCAGAGTGTGAATGTGTTCCTGGGCCACACAGCCATCAATGAGATGCTGAAACTGGGGAACTACCCTGTCCACCATGTCATTGTGCACCCCGACTACCGTCAGAATGAGTCCCACAACTTCAGCGGGGACATCGCCCTCCTGGAGCTGCAGCACAGCATCCCGCTGGGCCCCAACGTCCTCCCAGTCTGTCTGCCCGATAATGAGACCCTCTACCGCAGCGGCTTGCTGGGCTACGTCAGTGGGTTTGGCGTGGAGATGGGCTGGCTAACTACTGAGTTGAAATATTCAAGGCTGCCTGTAGCTCCCAGGGAGGCCTGTGAGGCCTGGCTCCAAAAGAGACAGAGGCCCGAGGTGTTTTCTGACGATATGTTCTGTGTTGGGGACGAGACACAGCGGCACAGTGTCTGCCAGGGGGACAGTGGCAGCGTCTATGTGGTATGGGACGATCGTGCCCATCACTGGGTGGCCACGGGCATTGTGTCCTGGGGCATAGGGTGTGGCGAAGGGTATGACTTCTACACCAAAGTGCTCAGCTACGTGGACTGGATCAAGGGAGTGATGAACGGCAAGAACTGACCCTGGGGTGCTTGAACAGTGACTGACTGACACAGTGGAGGCCCCAGCCAAGAGAGGGCTGGGAGCGAGACTGAACCCTGGGGcagtggtggggggtgggggtgggggagtcgGGGAAATCCCATTCACATCACTGTTGCACCAAGCCACTGCAGGAGAAACCCCCACCCAGCAAGCCTGCACCATCCCAGACAGGAAGCAGGTCCCAAAGACCGTTTCTTCTCGCCCTCCACCTCCCTGTGCGCATGCACTATGCCCAGAGAAGCCTGTACATCTCAGCAACTTTCACCTTGAATTCCTTCGAATCCCCAACCCCTACTTCATGTGTTGACACAGCTTTTATACTCACCTGTGGAAGAGCCACCTTCTCACCCGCTATGAGAGTATGGAGGAAGGGGTTTTCATTGCATTTCATTTCTGAAACGTTCCTAAGACCCCTTAGTTGACCTTCAAATTCAAGCTATTCTGCAGCTCCAAGATGCAATTATGGAAATagctccttttttattttatgtcctCCATATGCCAGGTGCTTCACctgttatttcacttaatcttcatAGCATATTTGCAAAGGATGTATTATCCATGTatgacaaatgaggaaactgagggtcagggGATAAAGGACTTGCCCAAGTCCCTCAGCTGGTGTGTGACTGCAGAGACTGTGCTCTTCCCAGTGTGCCACCATACTTCTCAACTCTCCTCTGAcctgctgtgtcacccagtccGCACATCCTGACCATTTTCCCTCCCTGGGAATTCCTGCTTCTGTGAAAATCGCATCCTCTGGCTTACAGTTTCCTGATGGCTCCATCTCCTGCAGAAGCCCACGTGAGCCCAGCACTGGACTGAAGTTCCCGCGGACACCCCACCTGTGCCTCCATCATCAAGGGAACTGCTCCACCCGAGAGGACCAACgctttaatttttagtaaagactggaggtgatgggccgggcgcggtggctcacgcctgtaatcccagcactttcggaggccgaggtgggcagatcacaagatgaGGAGCTCCAGACcgccctggccaacacggtgaaaccccgtctctactaaaaatgcaaaaattaactggacgtggtggtgggcacctgtagtcccagctactcgggaggctgaggcaggagaatggcgtgaactcagaaggtggaggttgaggtgagccgagatcgtgcgactgcactccagcctggcgacagagcaagactctgtctaaaacaaataaaagtaaaaataaataaataaataattggaggTGATTTATAGTGAAAGACACAAAATACAACTGTccaatggaaatagaaaatacacacaataaaagAGAGACgaaggccggatgtggtggctcaagcctgtaatcccagcactttgggaggccgagacgggcggatcacgatgtcaggagatcgagaccatcctggctaacacggtgaaacctcgtctctaccaaaaatacaaaaactagccgggcgtggtggcgggcgcctgtagtcccagctactcgggaggctgaggcaggagaatggcgtaaacccgggaggcagagcttgcagtgagctgagatcccgccactgcactccagcccgtgcgacagagcgagactctgcctcaaaaaaaaaaaaaaaaaaagagagagacgaGAGATAATTTGTTAGCCTCAAGAGTCACATTGCTACTATGGTCAAAGGTTAAATGTATCTCTAAAAAAATGGCAAGATTCAAAGTTGTACATACATGTGGTTACTTCTGTTTTTAACACCCACACACAGTACAAGAGATTATTGAAAATATTCCCAAAAGGCAGGTGCAGTGATGCACACCTATCATCCccaccactcaggaggctgatacaggaggatcacttgagcccaggagttcaaggtcagcctaagcaacatagtgaaaccccatctccaaaaatataataataattctctCAAAATACCAAACAAAGGTGGTTTTATTGATAAGATTTTTGCTGTTTGGTTTTCCACTATTCTCTATTTGCTGAATTTTGTTTAATtagcataaaacatttttattttactaattttttatgATTGAAAAAATGGTATGAGTTTGTCCGTACCaaggcaaaaatatatatatacacctatatttATATAAGTACGTCTAGATCTATATCTACACCTCCATCACTGTCTCTAGGTCTAGAGATAGAGATATAGACAatgagatagagagagagagagagagaagttagaGAGAGACGATGGAGATAGATGAACTAGTGATAGAGACATGTCCACAGAGGAAAATCTACCACCACTTTAAGAGAGAAATCTTTTTCCCAAGAATCAAATCCTTAGAGGAACAAACACTGTAACAGACAAGGTCCTCAAtacttgttttaaaacaaatgcaGCAACattcatatgcatttttttccttcttggtaTAAGTCAAGGACATAACAAAAATGTGTGAGTAAATGTTACTTTGAATGGTTGGACAGAGTGGAGACAGGGCTGGGACTGAGCTAATGACGTCCAGGTTTGCCGCTCTCCAAGCGTGTTGCACAATGCCAAGGCAGAACTGAGAATCCCTAGGATGGATGGAAGAGCTTCAGCTAACACTGACCTCCTTacctcttccctctgcctccatTATGAACATatagtgcacacacacacacacacacacacacacacacacaacactgcTGCTGCCAGAATATTAATGTGCAGTTTGTTACACGAGATTCCCCTTCCTTCTTGTCCTCTGATCTagtccttttccttctcccctaTCTTTTGTCTTTCCTGACCTAACAAGGCTATGGTTCATATCCTGATCCCATCACAGACCAGCCCTCCATTAGGTTCAGTCCTCAGCTCTGACACACAGGCCTGCTGGAGAAAGCCTCCAAGCGTTGGTGGATCTTGCACCTTCTGTGTGCCTGCTGTCTAACTACTGAAGACTTGGTCACTGCCTGATGGGGAACTGCATCAGCTCTGTGAATTCTTGCAATCTATTGCCTGGGAAAGTGCCTTGCACATTAAACAGGTAGCCCATAAATGGATGAAcgggggtgggggcagaagggTGGAGGTTGGAGAGATTAATCTAATAAGGGAAACGAGCAGAACAGCCTACAAAGGCTTAAGAACACAGAGGCCTACTCTGCAGCCCAAGCCTCTCTATGGGGTAAAGTGCCCTCAGATATTTGGTGCCATGGAGAGTTGATGAAGAAAGGCTTCCAAAAGCAgtgaaattgttttttatttgttttaacttttggagacaaggtctcactatgttgcccaggctggtctcagactcctgggctcaagagatcttcccaccctggcctcgcaaagtgccaggatcacaggaatgagccaccacacgcggccaagagcaaaatttttaaagcagGACACTATGGCCTGATGGACAGGAAACACTAgggtccctcctccctcccaggggcctggctccatctcagaaaaaccaAGTCCTTCTTGCTCCACACCCGCACCCTCGGCTTCAGCCCTGGCAGTTGTGTTGAGCAGATGCTGAGGAGATGGGGACATTTTACCCCCTCCGCAGCTGCCCCAGAGGCTCTCAAACCCAGGGCTGATTTAGGGCTGCCCTGACATGGCCATCCCTATTCTATGTCCACGTGTCATTCATGGCTAAAGCAGGCCAGGGCCCCAAGGCAACCAAGCTCCTCTCTCTTCTGCCCACTCCCACGTGCCCTCCTCTGCCCCAGTGTTCCTATCATTACATCCTGGGCATGGACCCGGGCCATTCTTGAACCAGAGCTGTGGGCTGAATGACggcaagaagaatgaggtcaATGGGAAGGGACAGCTCAGAAAAGAGAATCCCTCACAACCTGTGGTCTCCCACTGCTTTGGTAGGAACCTTGTAAACACAGCAGCAGCCCCCCAGGAAAGTCTTGGAAGAAAGGAGAAGCTGATCAGATTCAGAGACTGAGGCATCTGGACCTCCAACCAAAGGCTCCCCTGGCCCTAAAAAGTCAGACTCCCGTCTCCTTAGCCCTTTCCCTCATAGACCAGCAGGTGGCACCACCGACAGGGATttcaaaaccaaaactaaaagtGGAAACTCAGATcttttgtttatgcaaatagttCATTCCCTCCAACATTCCTCCGGGAATGGTCCCCCCTCCATTCCACAGAAaaccctcccctccctgctgtgCGTGACACGGGCTCCCTCTGCACACAGTGCACGAAGGAGAGCCCAGGATTCAACACAGGCCTTGCAAGGGTGATGGGCACCCAGGCGGGAGGGAGAAGCCAGGGCATGGGAGGCAATTCAGGGAGACAAGAACACCCTTCTCTCTTCACACACTCTTCTCTCATCAATCCCACTGtgcacacacatggacacacacaacacacaccccaTCCCTCCTCCTAAGGACCAGAGGAGACCTTATACATAGAAGCTCATGCCATGGTCCTTTCTTCCCTCTGGGCTCACGgcagggagcagagagaggaggggacCCACTGTCCAGGAGGGGACACTCTGCCTGTGTCCCACACTCCACAGATGGTCTCTCCCAGACGCTCTTACTGAACCT
The Rhinopithecus roxellana isolate Shanxi Qingling chromosome 10, ASM756505v1, whole genome shotgun sequence DNA segment above includes these coding regions:
- the C1RL gene encoding complement C1r subcomponent-like protein isoform X1; this encodes MPGPRVWGKYLCRSPHSTGCPGAMLPATAARPHLALPPTHRWWLLLWGVLQACPTRGSVLLAQELPQQLTSPGYPEPYRKGQESSTDIKAPEGFAVRLIFQDFDLEPSQDCAGDSVTISASGSDPSQFCGQQDSPLGRPPGQRAFVSSGRSLRLTFRTQPSSENKTVHLHKGFLALYQTVAVNYSQPISEASRGSEAISAPGDNPAKVQNHCQEPYYQAAAAGTLTRTNPGTWKDRQDGEEVLQCMPVCGRPVTPIAQNQTTLRSSRAKLGNFPWQAFTSIHGRGGGALLGDRWILTAAHTIYPKDSVSLRKNQSVNVFLGHTAINEMLKLGNYPVHHVIVHPDYRQNESHNFSGDIALLELQHSIPLGPNVLPVCLPDNETLYRSGLLGYVSGFGVEMGWLTTELKYSRLPVAPREACEAWLQKRQRPEVFSDDMFCVGDETQRHSVCQGDSGSVYVVWDDRAHHWVATGIVSWGIGCGEGYDFYTKVLSYVDWIKGVMNGKN
- the C1RL gene encoding complement C1r subcomponent-like protein isoform X2; protein product: MPGPRVWGKYLCRSPHSTGCPGAMWWLLLWGVLQACPTRGSVLLAQELPQQLTSPGYPEPYRKGQESSTDIKAPEGFAVRLIFQDFDLEPSQDCAGDSVTISASGSDPSQFCGQQDSPLGRPPGQRAFVSSGRSLRLTFRTQPSSENKTVHLHKGFLALYQTVAVNYSQPISEASRGSEAISAPGDNPAKVQNHCQEPYYQAAAAGTLTRTNPGTWKDRQDGEEVLQCMPVCGRPVTPIAQNQTTLRSSRAKLGNFPWQAFTSIHGRGGGALLGDRWILTAAHTIYPKDSVSLRKNQSVNVFLGHTAINEMLKLGNYPVHHVIVHPDYRQNESHNFSGDIALLELQHSIPLGPNVLPVCLPDNETLYRSGLLGYVSGFGVEMGWLTTELKYSRLPVAPREACEAWLQKRQRPEVFSDDMFCVGDETQRHSVCQGDSGSVYVVWDDRAHHWVATGIVSWGIGCGEGYDFYTKVLSYVDWIKGVMNGKN